A region of Pyxidicoccus parkwaysis DNA encodes the following proteins:
- a CDS encoding serine hydrolase domain-containing protein: MRCLVRCLTLLPALLLCLTTSRASAAPQAPLLARIDTFVRAEMERQKVPGVGIGIVKNGKVLVAKGYGFANLEHQVPAGPDTLFQAGSLGKQFTAMAVMLQVEAGKLSLTDPVSKFFPGAPASWNGITVRHLLNHTSGIPDLEGTLDYRKDYTDEDLARFAYALQPEFAPGARWSYSNTGYVLLGIIVNRVAGTFYGNVLSEKVFKPAGMKTARIINEEDIIPHRAAGYRIVDGVLKNQEWVAPSLNTTGDGSMYVSVKDMLAWDAAVQARAILTPESWKEILSPAPLNSGATYPYGFGWQFDERAGKPLHQHTGAWQGFTSYFGRYLGEGVSIVVLTNSAAGIPSSFAEGLAPIVSPALAQPTPTPIEDREPRITARATELLEKARTGTLAPADFAYVRAGFFPDGVKRYQAHLSPLGAPGPLVLVERTTLGDDRVYSYLVTFGPKTFRFSVGLSADDRLTLFRLRPQ; this comes from the coding sequence GTGCGCTGCCTCGTCCGCTGTCTCACGCTGCTCCCCGCCCTCCTGCTCTGCCTCACCACGAGCCGCGCCTCCGCCGCGCCCCAGGCCCCGCTCCTCGCGCGCATCGACACCTTCGTGCGCGCGGAAATGGAGCGCCAGAAGGTCCCCGGTGTCGGCATCGGCATCGTGAAGAACGGCAAGGTCCTCGTCGCGAAGGGCTACGGCTTCGCCAACCTGGAGCATCAAGTCCCGGCCGGTCCGGACACCCTCTTCCAGGCGGGCTCCCTCGGAAAGCAGTTCACCGCGATGGCGGTGATGCTCCAGGTCGAGGCGGGGAAGCTCTCACTGACGGACCCGGTGTCGAAGTTCTTCCCCGGAGCTCCCGCGTCGTGGAACGGCATCACCGTGCGCCACCTGCTCAACCACACCTCCGGAATCCCGGACCTGGAGGGCACGCTCGACTACCGGAAGGACTACACCGACGAGGACCTCGCGCGCTTCGCCTACGCGCTGCAACCCGAGTTTGCTCCCGGCGCGCGCTGGTCCTACAGCAACACCGGCTACGTGCTGCTGGGCATCATCGTCAACCGCGTCGCCGGCACCTTCTACGGCAACGTGCTGAGCGAGAAGGTCTTCAAGCCCGCCGGAATGAAGACCGCGCGCATCATCAACGAGGAGGACATCATCCCGCACCGCGCGGCCGGCTACCGCATCGTCGACGGCGTGCTGAAGAACCAGGAGTGGGTGGCCCCGTCGCTCAACACCACCGGGGACGGCTCCATGTACGTGTCCGTGAAGGACATGCTCGCGTGGGACGCGGCCGTCCAGGCCCGCGCCATTCTCACGCCGGAGAGCTGGAAGGAAATCCTCTCACCCGCGCCGCTCAACAGCGGTGCCACCTACCCGTATGGCTTCGGCTGGCAGTTCGACGAGCGTGCCGGAAAGCCGCTGCATCAGCACACCGGCGCGTGGCAGGGCTTCACCAGCTACTTCGGCCGCTACCTCGGCGAGGGCGTCTCCATCGTCGTGCTGACCAACTCCGCGGCGGGAATTCCCTCGAGCTTCGCGGAGGGTCTCGCGCCCATCGTCAGCCCCGCGCTCGCCCAGCCCACCCCCACGCCCATCGAGGACCGCGAGCCGCGCATCACCGCGCGAGCCACAGAACTGCTGGAGAAGGCCCGCACGGGGACGCTCGCCCCGGCTGACTTCGCGTACGTCCGCGCGGGCTTCTTCCCGGACGGCGTGAAGAGGTACCAGGCCCACCTGAGCCCGCTGGGGGCCCCGGGCCCGCTCGTCCTCGTGGAGCGCACGACGCTGGGCGATGACCGCGTGTACTCGTACCTCGTGACGTTCGGCCCGAAGACGTTCCGCTTCAGCGTCGGGCTCTCGGCGGATGACCGGCTGACGCTCTTCCGGCTCCGGCCGCAGTGA
- a CDS encoding OmpA family protein — MTTRKNTTVRKTAAAVLLSTVMLGAGCATPGKRTATGAAVGGVAGAGVGAVAGGWKGAAIGAAAGAAVGGGVGNYLDKRAQELEKVAETQKTDRGLLVNLQDDLLFETNSAVLKDDAVAQLTKIGDILAKYPEDHITIEGHTDNRGTESYNESLSLRRADAVARVLKGRGVEERQMVVLGQGETEPVAPNTNEQGRMANRRVELHIDMPEVTGRG; from the coding sequence GTGACGACTCGAAAGAACACGACGGTTCGGAAGACGGCGGCGGCGGTGCTCCTCTCCACGGTGATGCTGGGAGCAGGCTGCGCCACTCCGGGCAAGCGCACTGCGACGGGCGCGGCCGTGGGTGGAGTCGCGGGCGCTGGCGTGGGTGCCGTCGCTGGCGGCTGGAAGGGCGCGGCCATCGGCGCGGCGGCGGGTGCGGCCGTGGGTGGCGGCGTGGGCAACTACCTCGACAAGCGCGCGCAGGAGCTGGAGAAGGTCGCGGAGACGCAGAAGACGGACCGCGGCCTGCTGGTGAATCTCCAGGACGACCTGCTGTTCGAGACGAATAGCGCCGTGCTCAAGGACGACGCGGTGGCGCAGCTCACGAAGATTGGCGACATCCTCGCGAAGTACCCGGAGGACCACATCACCATCGAGGGCCACACGGACAACCGGGGCACGGAGTCCTACAACGAGTCGCTGTCGCTGCGGCGCGCGGACGCGGTGGCGCGAGTGCTGAAGGGGCGCGGCGTGGAGGAGCGGCAGATGGTGGTGCTCGGTCAGGGCGAGACGGAGCCCGTCGCGCCCAACACCAACGAGCAGGGCCGCATGGCCAACCGCCGCGTCGAGCTGCACATCGACATGCCCGAGGTGACGGGGCGCGGCTGA
- a CDS encoding metallophosphoesterase translates to MAAERNRAAARTQEPGESSSPPITLEPLQPVSPREGVPVSDSGTATNPHRRADMVRWLHPAQLLRTGLDAIVAAVFGARADHRLIEAVVRPQAPYFDYSQETLPEGDFWLDYVADTGDGWNSTYTIARLLALPRLSLPVRGITRGEPHETKRGRVLVFGGDGVYPGASRETYEERLVQPYEAAMRRSHTPNPDLFVIPGNHDWYDGLSAFMRLFCANRWIAGRRTRQSRSYFALKLPHRWWLVGTDVQLNSDIDVPQVEYFREVAQHMGPEDRVILCNAEPAWILAAASRRKGSYLENNLEYLQEKVLGRRISVFLAGDLHHYRRHEDAAGRQKITAGGGGAFMHPTHAPAAHVLRDGYTLQKSFPDERKSRKLARKNLFLIRYSPLFGLITGALYLLLALAAYAEVGSLGLTQLPLVVMAVANSMVSRPWTLVLGLGTIGGLIGFADPHFGRWRTLAGTLHGLAHIFGAFFTAWAATYFTVSCLGVCPDLTADGLHCTAGWAHLAGKFLLSSGFTFLGGFLVGPFVMGLYLWLSVNVFGAHSNEAFISLALPDWKNFLRLHINEDGHLKVYPVGVERVPRKWKATNAGPFAPAFDPDDPKATQPVLIEPPIRV, encoded by the coding sequence ATGGCCGCTGAGCGGAACCGGGCCGCCGCGCGCACGCAGGAGCCCGGCGAATCGTCGTCACCCCCCATCACCCTCGAGCCCCTCCAGCCGGTCTCCCCACGCGAGGGCGTGCCCGTCTCCGACAGCGGCACGGCGACGAACCCGCACCGGCGCGCGGACATGGTGCGCTGGCTGCACCCGGCGCAGCTGTTGCGCACGGGCCTGGACGCCATCGTCGCGGCGGTGTTCGGCGCCCGCGCGGACCACCGCCTCATCGAGGCCGTGGTGCGGCCGCAGGCCCCCTACTTCGACTACTCGCAGGAGACGCTGCCCGAGGGCGACTTCTGGCTCGACTACGTGGCGGACACCGGTGACGGGTGGAACTCCACGTACACCATCGCCCGGCTGCTCGCGCTGCCCCGGCTCTCGCTGCCCGTGCGCGGAATCACTCGCGGCGAGCCGCACGAGACGAAGCGCGGCCGCGTCCTCGTCTTCGGCGGGGACGGCGTGTACCCCGGCGCCAGCCGCGAGACGTACGAGGAGCGCCTCGTGCAGCCCTACGAGGCGGCCATGCGCCGCTCGCACACGCCCAACCCGGACCTGTTCGTCATTCCGGGCAACCACGACTGGTACGACGGGCTCTCCGCCTTCATGCGGCTGTTCTGCGCCAACCGGTGGATTGCGGGCCGGCGCACGCGGCAGAGCCGCAGCTACTTCGCGCTGAAGCTGCCGCACCGCTGGTGGCTCGTCGGCACGGACGTGCAGCTCAACAGCGACATCGACGTGCCCCAGGTGGAGTACTTCCGCGAGGTGGCCCAGCACATGGGGCCGGAGGACCGCGTCATCCTCTGCAACGCGGAGCCCGCGTGGATTCTCGCGGCGGCCTCGCGGCGCAAGGGCAGCTACCTGGAGAACAACCTCGAGTACCTCCAGGAGAAGGTGCTCGGCCGGCGCATCAGCGTCTTCCTCGCTGGCGACTTGCACCACTACCGCCGGCACGAGGACGCCGCGGGCCGGCAGAAAATCACCGCGGGCGGAGGCGGCGCCTTCATGCACCCCACGCACGCGCCGGCCGCGCACGTGCTGCGTGACGGCTACACCCTGCAGAAGAGCTTCCCGGACGAGCGCAAGTCGCGAAAGCTCGCGCGCAAGAATCTCTTCCTCATCCGCTACAGCCCGCTCTTCGGGTTGATAACGGGTGCGCTCTACCTGCTGCTGGCGCTGGCGGCGTACGCGGAGGTGGGCTCGCTGGGGCTGACGCAGTTGCCCCTGGTCGTCATGGCGGTGGCCAACAGCATGGTGAGCCGGCCGTGGACGCTGGTGCTGGGGCTCGGCACCATCGGCGGGCTCATCGGCTTCGCGGATCCGCACTTCGGGAGGTGGCGCACGCTGGCGGGGACGCTCCACGGGCTGGCCCACATCTTCGGTGCCTTCTTCACCGCGTGGGCCGCTACTTATTTCACGGTGAGCTGTCTGGGCGTGTGTCCGGACCTGACGGCGGACGGGCTGCACTGCACGGCGGGCTGGGCGCACCTGGCGGGCAAGTTCCTCCTGTCCTCGGGCTTCACCTTCCTCGGCGGCTTCCTGGTGGGCCCGTTCGTCATGGGCCTGTACCTCTGGCTGAGCGTCAACGTCTTCGGGGCCCACTCCAACGAGGCGTTCATCTCGCTGGCGCTGCCGGACTGGAAGAACTTCCTGCGCCTGCACATCAACGAGGACGGGCACCTCAAGGTGTACCCGGTGGGCGTCGAGCGCGTGCCGCGCAAGTGGAAGGCGACGAACGCAGGCCCCTTCGCGCCCGCCTTCGACCCGGATGACCCGAAGGCCACGCAGCCCGTGCTGATTGAGCCGCCCATCCGCGTGTAG
- a CDS encoding cupin domain-containing protein has translation MRSRLLIPVLAVAGTATLSWAREPAPAPAKPTASASAPIAQAAPQLAAPSAKPVTASASTPPGATPPASTAQPPAPAASAPSTAQAPTPVAPTGPASPTVRYRVPTAEAPRHVIAGGKGRATLLLNPSTGATAASVTLLELQPGAEVPEHTHDTSAEILYIEQGTAEMTVSGEKLRVGKADAVYIPAGAKHSARVLPGATFKAVQVYAGPGPEQRFTQGPRENAPHGR, from the coding sequence ATGCGCTCCCGCCTCCTGATTCCCGTGCTCGCCGTCGCTGGCACCGCCACGCTGTCCTGGGCGCGTGAGCCCGCGCCGGCTCCCGCGAAGCCCACTGCCTCGGCCTCCGCTCCCATCGCACAGGCGGCGCCCCAGCTGGCCGCGCCCTCAGCGAAGCCGGTGACCGCATCGGCATCCACTCCGCCTGGCGCGACGCCGCCCGCCTCAACGGCCCAGCCGCCCGCGCCCGCTGCCTCGGCACCTTCGACGGCCCAGGCTCCCACGCCCGTCGCGCCCACCGGCCCGGCCTCACCCACCGTGCGCTACCGCGTGCCCACCGCCGAAGCCCCGCGCCACGTCATCGCCGGAGGCAAGGGCCGCGCGACGCTGCTGCTCAACCCGTCCACAGGTGCCACCGCCGCATCCGTCACGCTGCTCGAATTGCAGCCCGGCGCCGAGGTGCCCGAGCACACCCACGACACGAGCGCGGAGATTCTCTACATCGAGCAGGGCACGGCGGAGATGACCGTCTCCGGAGAGAAGCTGCGCGTCGGCAAGGCGGACGCCGTCTACATCCCCGCGGGAGCGAAGCACTCCGCGCGCGTGCTGCCCGGCGCGACGTTCAAGGCGGTGCAGGTCTACGCCGGCCCCGGCCCCGAGCAGCGCTTCACGCAGGGCCCGAGGGAGAACGCGCCCCATGGCCGCTGA
- a CDS encoding acyl-CoA thioesterase → MSHSPLKDYPIVVPFTLHWSEMDAFGHANNARTFTWFESSRIAYFARVGLTGPSGAGEDRTPGGIGPILAATNAEYLRPVVFPARLLAGTRVSRIGTSSITIEHAVAGEEDGILYTRGGCIIVTLKYGTHEKVPVPAHIRASIEALEGRSFGP, encoded by the coding sequence ATGTCGCACTCTCCCCTGAAGGACTACCCCATCGTCGTCCCCTTCACGCTCCACTGGAGCGAGATGGACGCCTTCGGCCACGCCAACAACGCCCGCACCTTCACCTGGTTCGAGTCCTCCCGCATCGCCTACTTCGCCCGAGTGGGCCTCACCGGCCCGTCGGGAGCGGGGGAGGACCGGACGCCGGGCGGCATCGGCCCGATTCTGGCCGCGACGAATGCGGAGTACCTGCGCCCCGTCGTCTTCCCCGCGCGCCTGCTGGCCGGCACGCGCGTCAGCCGCATCGGCACCTCGTCGATAACCATCGAGCACGCCGTTGCCGGCGAGGAAGACGGCATCCTCTACACGCGGGGCGGCTGCATCATCGTCACCCTGAAGTACGGCACCCACGAGAAGGTCCCCGTCCCGGCGCACATCCGCGCCTCCATCGAGGCGCTCGAGGGGCGCTCCTTCGGCCCATGA
- a CDS encoding class I SAM-dependent methyltransferase — protein MSDVVLEFYEGLAEEYHLLFANWTQSVERQGAALDALLRRCGAPPPRRVLDCACGIGTQALGLAARGYTVHATDLSPAAVARAEREARNMNVHLTTGVADMRTLDTQVAGTFPVVMAFDNAVPHLLTDEDLDAAAHAMAAKLAPGGLLALSIRDYDSLVAQQPRFTSERVLDAPEGRRILFQLWDWSADGRTYTVHQFILRPEGSGWQTTEHTGVYRALHRVELERSLTRAGLMDTRWYSPEETGFYQPILTARRP, from the coding sequence ATGAGTGACGTGGTGCTGGAGTTCTACGAGGGATTGGCGGAGGAGTACCACCTGCTCTTCGCCAACTGGACGCAGTCGGTGGAGCGGCAGGGCGCCGCGCTGGATGCCCTGCTGCGCCGCTGCGGCGCGCCTCCGCCCCGGCGCGTGCTCGACTGCGCGTGTGGCATCGGCACCCAGGCGCTGGGATTGGCGGCCCGGGGCTACACCGTGCACGCCACCGACTTGAGCCCCGCCGCCGTGGCCCGAGCCGAGCGCGAGGCCCGCAACATGAACGTCCACCTCACCACGGGCGTGGCGGACATGCGGACGCTGGACACGCAGGTGGCGGGCACCTTCCCGGTGGTGATGGCCTTCGACAACGCGGTGCCGCACCTGCTCACCGACGAGGACCTGGACGCGGCCGCGCACGCCATGGCGGCGAAGCTGGCGCCGGGGGGCCTGTTGGCGCTGAGCATCCGCGACTACGACTCGCTGGTGGCGCAGCAGCCGCGCTTCACCTCGGAGCGGGTGCTTGATGCGCCCGAGGGCCGCCGCATCCTCTTCCAGCTCTGGGACTGGTCCGCGGACGGGCGGACGTACACGGTGCACCAGTTCATCCTGCGCCCCGAGGGCAGCGGCTGGCAGACCACCGAGCACACCGGCGTGTACCGCGCCCTGCATCGCGTGGAATTGGAGCGGTCCCTGACGCGGGCCGGGCTGATGGACACGCGGTGGTACTCGCCGGAGGAGACGGGCTTCTATCAGCCCATCCTCACCGCGCGGAGGCCGTGA